From one Odontesthes bonariensis isolate fOdoBon6 chromosome 14, fOdoBon6.hap1, whole genome shotgun sequence genomic stretch:
- the dad1 gene encoding dolichyl-diphosphooligosaccharide--protein glycosyltransferase subunit DAD1, translating to MSNSVLSVISRFLEEYTSTTPNRLKVVDAYLLYILLTGALQFLYCLLVGTFPFNSFLSGFISCVGSFILAVCLRIQINPQNKGDFLSISPERAFADFLFAHTVLDLVVMNFIG from the exons ATGTCGAACTCGGTCCTGTCTGTTATTTCCCGGTTTCTGGAGGAGTACACCTCAACAACGCCCAACAGGCTGAAGGTGGTGGACGCATATTTGCTGTACATCTTGTTAACAGGAGCGCTGCAGTTCCTGTACTGTCTCCTCGTCGGCACCTTCCCATTCAATAGCTTTCTGTCGGGCTTCATCTCATGCGTGGGCTCTTTCATTCTCGCAG tGTGTCTTCGCATCCAGATCAACCCTCAGAACAAAGGAGATTTCTTGTCCATTTCCCCAGAGAGAGCCTTCGCCGACTTCCTGTTCGCTCACACTGTCCTCGATCTTGTGGTGATGAACTTCATCGGCTGA
- the abhd4 gene encoding (Lyso)-N-acylphosphatidylethanolamine lipase isoform X2, with protein sequence MDPAATTAPMQNDCETESSSVWSWWPSWRPTSMSLLKTTESKILACIQNDLWARFVTLPNQDRIWTLTLTKKMVRKSSEKPPKTPLVMVHGFGGGVGLWIRNLDALSHSRPIYAFDLLGFGRSSRPHFPSDATKAEEQFVDSIEQWRQSVGLENMILLGHSLGGYLATSYAIQYPSRVSHLILVDPWGFPERPQAQAQEGQGTEMAKRPSPPRWVKVIAAVFSLFNPLAVIRAAGPWGPGLVNRFRPDFKRKFEDLFDDDTMTQYIYHCNAQTPSGEVGFRALSESLGWAKRPMLQRVNLLPPSMPVTMLYGARSWVSSSSGDKMAEIRNQAHTKVMLINDASHHVYADQPEEFNRVVKNICKSVD encoded by the exons ATGGATCCAGCAGCAACCACGGCTCCAATGCAGAACGACTGTGAAACAGA gTCAAGTTCAGTCTGGAGCTGGTGGCCGTCCTGGCGTCCGACCTCCATGTCCCTGCTGAAGACTACAGAGTCCAAGATTCTTGCCT GCATTCAGAATGATCTGTGGGCAAGGTTCGTGACCCTTCCAAACCAAGACAGAATATGGACTCTAACCCTCACCAAGAAGATGGTTCGCAAATCTTCAGAAAAAC CACCTAAGACTCCCCTGGTTATGGTGCACGGCTTCGGAGGAGGAGTCGGATTGTGGATCAGGAATCTGGATGCACTGAGCCACTCGCGACCCATCTACGCCTTTGACCTCTTGGGTTTTGGCAGAAGTTCCCGGCCTCACTTCCCCTCAGATGCTACCAAGGCGGAGGAGCAGTTTGTGGACTCCATCGAACAATGGAGGCAATCTGTAGGTCTGGAGAACATGATTCTGCTGGGACACAGTCTTGGTGGCTACCTGGCTACCTCTTACGCCATCCAGTACCCCTCTAG GGTGTCGCATCTTATCCTGGTGGACCCCTGGGGCTTCCCCGAGCGACCTCAGGCACAGGCCCAGGAGGGTCAGGGCACAGAGATGGCGAAGAGGCCATCTCCTCCCCGATGGGTGAAAGTTATCGCCGCGGTTTTTTCCCTCTTCAACCCGTTGGCTGTCATCAGAGCAGCAGGCCCATGGG GCCCGGGCTTGGTGAACAGATTCCGTCCTGATTTCAAAAGGAAATTTGAGGATCTGTTTGACGACGACACTATGACGCAGTACATCTACCACTGCAATGCTCAAACCCCAAG TGGGGAGGTGGGTTTCCGGGCCTTGTCGGAGTCCCTGGGCTGGGCTAAGAGGCCCATGCTGCAGCGGGTTAATCTGCTGCCTCCCTCCATGCCTGTCACAATGCTGTATGGAGCTCGGTCCTGGGTGAGCAGCTCGTCTGGGGACAAAATGGCCGAGATTAGGAACCAGGCCCACACCAAAGTGATG CTAATAAATGATGCGTCACACCATGTGTATGCTGATCAGCCAGAAGAGTTCAACAGAGTGGTCAAAAATATATGTAAATCTGTGGACTGA
- the abhd4 gene encoding (Lyso)-N-acylphosphatidylethanolamine lipase isoform X1: MDPAATTAPMQNDCETELETKKIGSSSVWSWWPSWRPTSMSLLKTTESKILACIQNDLWARFVTLPNQDRIWTLTLTKKMVRKSSEKPPKTPLVMVHGFGGGVGLWIRNLDALSHSRPIYAFDLLGFGRSSRPHFPSDATKAEEQFVDSIEQWRQSVGLENMILLGHSLGGYLATSYAIQYPSRVSHLILVDPWGFPERPQAQAQEGQGTEMAKRPSPPRWVKVIAAVFSLFNPLAVIRAAGPWGPGLVNRFRPDFKRKFEDLFDDDTMTQYIYHCNAQTPSGEVGFRALSESLGWAKRPMLQRVNLLPPSMPVTMLYGARSWVSSSSGDKMAEIRNQAHTKVMLINDASHHVYADQPEEFNRVVKNICKSVD, translated from the exons ATGGATCCAGCAGCAACCACGGCTCCAATGCAGAACGACTGTGAAACAGA GTTGGAAACTAAGAAAATTGG gTCAAGTTCAGTCTGGAGCTGGTGGCCGTCCTGGCGTCCGACCTCCATGTCCCTGCTGAAGACTACAGAGTCCAAGATTCTTGCCT GCATTCAGAATGATCTGTGGGCAAGGTTCGTGACCCTTCCAAACCAAGACAGAATATGGACTCTAACCCTCACCAAGAAGATGGTTCGCAAATCTTCAGAAAAAC CACCTAAGACTCCCCTGGTTATGGTGCACGGCTTCGGAGGAGGAGTCGGATTGTGGATCAGGAATCTGGATGCACTGAGCCACTCGCGACCCATCTACGCCTTTGACCTCTTGGGTTTTGGCAGAAGTTCCCGGCCTCACTTCCCCTCAGATGCTACCAAGGCGGAGGAGCAGTTTGTGGACTCCATCGAACAATGGAGGCAATCTGTAGGTCTGGAGAACATGATTCTGCTGGGACACAGTCTTGGTGGCTACCTGGCTACCTCTTACGCCATCCAGTACCCCTCTAG GGTGTCGCATCTTATCCTGGTGGACCCCTGGGGCTTCCCCGAGCGACCTCAGGCACAGGCCCAGGAGGGTCAGGGCACAGAGATGGCGAAGAGGCCATCTCCTCCCCGATGGGTGAAAGTTATCGCCGCGGTTTTTTCCCTCTTCAACCCGTTGGCTGTCATCAGAGCAGCAGGCCCATGGG GCCCGGGCTTGGTGAACAGATTCCGTCCTGATTTCAAAAGGAAATTTGAGGATCTGTTTGACGACGACACTATGACGCAGTACATCTACCACTGCAATGCTCAAACCCCAAG TGGGGAGGTGGGTTTCCGGGCCTTGTCGGAGTCCCTGGGCTGGGCTAAGAGGCCCATGCTGCAGCGGGTTAATCTGCTGCCTCCCTCCATGCCTGTCACAATGCTGTATGGAGCTCGGTCCTGGGTGAGCAGCTCGTCTGGGGACAAAATGGCCGAGATTAGGAACCAGGCCCACACCAAAGTGATG CTAATAAATGATGCGTCACACCATGTGTATGCTGATCAGCCAGAAGAGTTCAACAGAGTGGTCAAAAATATATGTAAATCTGTGGACTGA